A region of Jonquetella anthropi DSM 22815 DNA encodes the following proteins:
- the dnaJ gene encoding molecular chaperone DnaJ — protein sequence MAAVQIDYYAVLGVERTATQADIKRAFREKVRSCHPDANPGDADAERRFKEINEAYSVLNNPEKRSNYDQWGTPEPGAGGFGSGGGLFGDLFDLFGGFGEAQQSGPRQGANLQMSLRITLEEAAKGTTRTVRIPRFEPCSDCDGTGAEAGTAPQPCPECGGTGQVRSRVNTLFGQSWSVFTCPRCGGTGKLIAHKCRSCGGTGKVRKTREQEIKIQPGVDRGVRLRVAGAGELGERGAPPGDLFILMDVADDPRFTRDGDELHCAARVSYPDAVFGTTLKVETLIDGLADVKIPAGTGPGSVVRLKGLGMPRLRSFGRGDLYVHVELEVPAGRELSAQAQEALKAFRQAISPDGPSEQDEKAEPSAKDKGDGESLLGKIFGGSKKRRSKKK from the coding sequence ATGGCGGCGGTTCAGATAGACTATTACGCCGTCCTCGGCGTTGAAAGGACGGCAACACAGGCGGACATCAAGCGGGCCTTCCGGGAGAAGGTCCGCTCCTGTCATCCTGACGCTAACCCGGGAGACGCGGACGCTGAACGGCGATTCAAGGAAATCAACGAGGCGTACTCGGTCCTTAACAACCCGGAAAAGCGGTCCAACTACGACCAGTGGGGTACTCCCGAGCCCGGCGCGGGCGGCTTCGGATCCGGCGGCGGCCTGTTTGGCGACCTGTTTGACCTGTTTGGCGGGTTTGGCGAAGCCCAGCAGAGCGGCCCCCGACAGGGCGCGAACCTTCAGATGTCCCTGCGAATCACCCTCGAAGAGGCGGCCAAGGGAACGACCCGAACGGTTCGTATCCCACGATTCGAGCCCTGCAGCGACTGCGACGGCACGGGAGCGGAGGCGGGCACGGCACCCCAGCCGTGTCCGGAATGCGGCGGGACAGGGCAAGTCAGGTCGCGGGTCAACACCCTGTTCGGTCAGAGCTGGTCGGTCTTCACCTGCCCGCGGTGCGGCGGCACGGGAAAGCTGATCGCCCACAAGTGCCGCTCCTGCGGCGGAACCGGCAAAGTCCGCAAGACCAGAGAGCAGGAGATCAAGATTCAGCCCGGCGTCGACCGGGGCGTACGGCTTCGCGTCGCCGGTGCCGGCGAGCTGGGAGAACGCGGCGCGCCGCCCGGAGACCTCTTTATCCTGATGGACGTGGCTGACGACCCGCGGTTTACCCGGGACGGCGACGAGCTTCACTGCGCCGCGCGGGTTTCCTACCCGGACGCGGTGTTCGGCACGACGCTGAAAGTGGAAACTCTGATCGACGGTTTGGCGGACGTGAAAATTCCAGCCGGCACTGGGCCGGGGAGCGTCGTCCGCCTCAAGGGGCTGGGCATGCCCCGTCTTCGCTCGTTCGGCCGCGGCGACCTGTACGTTCACGTGGAACTGGAAGTCCCCGCTGGCAGGGAACTGTCGGCCCAAGCTCAGGAGGCGCTGAAGGCGTTTCGGCAGGCAATTTCCCCTGACGGGCCCTCGGAGCAGGACGAGAAGGCAGAACCGTCG